In Nitrosophilus alvini, the following are encoded in one genomic region:
- the guaA gene encoding glutamine-hydrolyzing GMP synthase: protein MQNVPIVILDFGSQYTQLIARRLREEKVYCEIYPYFEDIETIKSKNPKGIILSGGPSSVYEKDAPKIDKKIYELGLPILGICYGMQLITYDFGGSVARALSHEYGKAKLYFDEVHGHISPLFKDTKNGQTVWMSHADKVEELPEGFVRIAHTDNSPYAAIANEERNIYALQFHPEVSHSEEGTKILRNFAREIAKVEDVWDMGHFAKEQIEKIRKKVGKDKVLCALSGGVDSSVVAALLHEAIGDQLVPVFVDNGLLRAGEREKVEHTFKNILHVPLITVDGKERFLEALKGITDPEEKRKRIGHTFIELFEEEAKKHKGIKYLAQGTLYPDVIESVSVKGPSETIKSHHNVGGLPDWMQFELIEPLRELFKDEVRKLGLELGLPSEMVNRHPFPGPGLAIRIMGEVTEESLELLRRADTILLDEIKAAGYYNRLWQAFAVLLNVKSVGVMGDKRTYENTVAIRCVESTDGMTATFAHLPHDLLEDISGRIINEVDGINRVVFDITSKPPGTIEWE from the coding sequence ATGCAGAATGTTCCCATTGTAATACTTGATTTCGGTTCTCAATACACTCAGCTGATAGCCAGAAGGCTCAGAGAAGAGAAAGTGTATTGTGAAATATATCCCTATTTTGAAGATATAGAAACAATAAAATCGAAAAATCCCAAAGGTATAATTCTAAGCGGAGGGCCTTCAAGCGTATATGAAAAAGATGCTCCCAAAATTGACAAAAAAATATATGAACTTGGTCTTCCTATATTGGGTATCTGCTACGGTATGCAACTTATTACATACGATTTCGGCGGCAGTGTGGCAAGAGCCCTTTCACATGAGTACGGAAAGGCAAAACTCTATTTTGATGAAGTGCACGGGCATATTTCGCCTCTTTTTAAAGATACGAAGAACGGTCAGACTGTATGGATGAGCCATGCTGACAAAGTTGAGGAACTGCCTGAAGGTTTTGTCAGAATTGCCCATACCGATAACTCCCCTTATGCGGCTATTGCAAACGAGGAAAGAAATATATATGCTTTGCAGTTTCATCCCGAGGTATCACACTCCGAAGAGGGAACCAAAATCCTCAGAAACTTTGCAAGAGAGATAGCAAAAGTAGAAGATGTATGGGATATGGGACACTTCGCCAAGGAGCAGATTGAAAAGATAAGAAAAAAAGTCGGTAAAGACAAAGTTTTGTGTGCACTCAGCGGAGGAGTTGACAGTTCAGTAGTTGCGGCACTGCTGCATGAAGCAATAGGAGATCAGCTTGTTCCGGTGTTTGTAGATAATGGTCTTCTGAGGGCAGGGGAGAGGGAGAAGGTAGAGCATACTTTCAAAAATATTCTTCATGTTCCTCTTATTACCGTTGATGGTAAAGAGAGATTTTTGGAAGCTTTGAAAGGGATAACAGATCCTGAAGAGAAAAGAAAAAGAATAGGTCATACTTTCATAGAACTTTTTGAAGAGGAAGCAAAAAAACACAAAGGAATAAAATATCTTGCGCAAGGAACCCTCTATCCGGATGTAATAGAGTCGGTTTCCGTCAAAGGTCCGAGCGAGACGATAAAGTCTCACCACAACGTCGGCGGGCTACCTGACTGGATGCAGTTTGAACTTATAGAGCCTTTACGAGAGCTTTTCAAAGATGAGGTAAGAAAGCTGGGGCTTGAACTGGGCCTTCCCAGTGAAATGGTAAACCGTCATCCGTTTCCTGGACCCGGACTAGCTATAAGGATTATGGGAGAAGTTACAGAGGAGTCTTTGGAATTGCTAAGGCGTGCTGATACCATTTTGCTTGATGAGATAAAGGCAGCAGGATACTACAACAGACTCTGGCAGGCATTTGCGGTTTTACTCAATGTTAAAAGTGTAGGCGTTATGGGAGATAAGAGAACTTATGAAAATACCGTTGCAATCAGGTGTGTGGAGAGTACCGACGGAATGACTGCTACTTTTGCACATCTTCCGCATGATCTACTCGAAGATATCAGCGGCAGAATCATAAATGAAGTTGACGGAATAAACAGAGTCGTATTTGATATAACTTCTAAACCGCCGGGGACTATAGAGTGGGAGTAG